The Ziziphus jujuba cultivar Dongzao chromosome 5, ASM3175591v1 genome segment GGCGTTTTTTGTCATCCATATCTCAacttcttcattaattattgGAGTGTTCTTTCTAACTTCCAACCTCAATAAccaattttcttcctttttttcctcctcTCCAAACATACTGTTGTCTCTCCCTATCTACCaaggatatatataatatcaaacgCTTTACTCTtccaaaacacaaaataaataaataataaataataaataataaataaaatggtaagCAATCCAGTCCAGCCTCTGAAGCCATCGaatgaaaaggaagacaagGGTTTGGTTTTCGACTCATCGGTTCTTCAACACGAATCTAACATTCCATCGCAGTTCATTTGGCCGGACCACGAAAAGCCAGGCTCCGATGCACCAGAACTTGAAGTACCACCAATTGACTTGAAAGGCTTTCTCAGTGGAGACAGCCTGGCAATCTCAAATGCATCTTGGTTGGTCAATGAGGCATGCAGGAAACATGGTTTCTTTCATGTTGTCAACCATGGAGTCGATCCCCAGCTTATTGAGGAAGCTCACAAGTACATGGACTTGTTCTTCGGTATGGCACTTTCAGAGAAGCAAAAAGCTCAGAGGAAGATTGGTGAGCATTGTGGATATGCTAGTAGCTTCACTGGGAGGTTCACCTCCAAACTTCCATGGAAAGAAACACTTTCTCTCCGATACTGCCCTGATGAGCAGTCCTCAAACATTGTTGAGGATTATATTGTCAATGTATTGGGTGAAGATTTCAGACCATTTGGGTAAGTGACACATCATTTTGCTCTatctgcaaatatatatatatatatatatatgaatctatTCTATGGGATGATGTTGAGCTGATTATGTGCCAAATTTGTCTGATTATATGTAATCCAGATGAAATATACATCCAATGGATTATATGTAATCAGAAGTCTAACATTGCCCAATAACAAATCAtagtatatatttgtatataatatacacCAAGAAATCATTACAGTGTGTCAGCATCTTATCATGAATAATACGATACTGAGTCCTAGTATAATCTGGACGACAAAGCCTAGTCGAACAAAATTTGTAATATAACATggttgaattaatgtttttCTCAGGAAGGTGTACCAGGAGTATTGTGAAGCCATGAACACGCTCGCTCTTCAAATCATGGAGCTATTTGGAGTGAGCCTTGGTGTTGGAAAAGAGTACTTCAGAGAATTCTACGAGAACAACGATTCCATAATGCGATTGAATTACTATCCAAAATGTCAAAAACCGGATGAAACACTGGGTACAGGGCCTCATTGCGATCCAACTTCCTTAACAATCCTTCACCAGGATCAAGTTGGCGGCCTTCAAGTACTTGTAGACGATAAATGGCACTCCATAATTCCTCTACATAATGCTTTTGTTGTCAACATTGGTGATACATTCATGGTAAGCGCATTGTACTCATGATCATTAACCTTTCGAGGAATGTTTATTTCATTGGATAATTTTATCCACATATTCTCTTTGTTCAGTCCAgacaaaaaattcatatatatctcCAATTACCACTTTGacccaaaataaaattacttaatttggTAAGGTTGTTGAAACATGAAAGTAATGAAAGTTTGGTATTGATTTTTTTCAGGCTCTTTCAAATGGAATATTCAAGAGTTGCTTGCATAGAGCAGTGGTAAACAGCACCAGTGTGAGAAAATCTCTTGCTTTCTTTCTGTGTCCAAACAAGGAGAAGGTTGTAATCCCTCCCAGAAGTTTGGTCAATTCCCCAAATCCAAGATTGTATCCGGATTTTACATGGCCTACATTGCTTGAATTTACCCAAAAGCATTACCGGGCAGACATGACAACCTTGATAGCTTTCAGCGACTGGATTAATAGACAGGATCAAATGAAATCGGTTctataaaaattgttattattattattattgtcagtAGTAGTATTAgtactttctctctttttttttggttttattgaattaaaatatcatatacACCAGAAAGAGAGGGATGTTCCTGTGATGTTTATGCCATtgttattatgttattattggAGAGAACCGTGTAAATGAAAATAAGCAATTTGGAGGAATATAGAGGCGTAAAAGAGCTGGATTGTTTCTTTTTaatctacctttttttttttttttttttgaaagataagTCAGTTTTAGTGTTGGTTATTTTAATCTactaattaattactatatGCTTTTTGTTGACCATGCAAATCTGCTTGTTGACTTCTATAAATTGGTATTTATTATGTTTACCAGGGTAATGATAGCCAAGTGTTAAATcagttggattttttttcttttatattccAGAGATACTAAAATgacattaatatattttttagttagtttttagttttttagaaaaaataaagaatttggaGCCTCgtgaaaaaaatatggaaaaattcaGATAATAGGGTAATTTCATTATAGTAatagcatacatatatatatatatatatatatataaatataaatatatttcattataataaTGAATCCGTCTATGATATAGACGTtcgtatatttttatcatatgaaTCTTAgtattagtgacagtttttgaaaaaattattgtccATATTATCACATAGAGACAAATATTGATGACGATTTCTGTAAAAACTTTCGTCAATACTGAAATCCGTACCGTAAAATTTCCTTTATAGtaataacatataaatatatatattgacataaTAGTTAGTTTTAagtaaaataaatcttattttattaaattaaaattcatccTTAATGATTAAGTATTACATCAAatgttagaatttaaaattcaaaaaagtggtcaaatatggaattaataatatataaaaacctTATTTAGGAAAGTAAGCCCTCTTAGGAACTTGTGcttaatgaatataattttaaatctcaaccatTACTGCAATTTAAAAGCTAAAATATGAAGACTTTATGTTAGCCGTTATATTAAATACCTTATATAAACCTGACTAATTGAcataaattaccaaaatttaCATGAACCttacaattaaaaacaaaaagttaaataaaatggAGTTAACTGTACTTTACAACTttctttttgaaagaaattgcaCCTTCAGtcctcaaattttaatttatttattttgatcaaaattgaTACTTTGATAAATGGTGGTCAAACTTTGAGTAGACTTGGGGATGTATCATATTGTATCTATTCCTGTCATGTCTTATTCCTGCTAAAATTTTTCCATCCAAATAAGATCTGTTTAGCTTTtgtattgaaatattaaaattcaaacctatttattaaattatcatataatccGTAATCACGTTAAACttaattataacattttttatataaagaaaataaaaaaattattacaaaaatatttaaatgcatacaataaatgaaaaaattatacttGATTAACAaagtattacattttttttccttgttttttcaATATGCTAAAATGTTTCTCATCGCTGAGGATAAAATTTCTGGGCATTGATATTTCTTAGTGGCATACAGCAATTACTAATTAGTATTATTCATTATGTGGAATTGACTCGATTAGTATGCCTTTCTAACCTATATCTATGGTTGAACAGGTACAGGTGGATTCTCATAATTTTTTGTGAAGTGACTGATGGGTTTCCAAATCTCCTCTCTATTTAATCCCTCttcattttctaatatgtaCCTACAGAGAGTTAAATAGCAGAAATAATAAAAGGATTGAATTATTTCACAAGTTTTGCTGTTTAGTAGTATTATTTTCTTGAATGTTTATACCAATACTGCCTTTGCCAAAACTTACTCCATTTGATTTGCATACACAGTGCTTTCGTGTCTAAtgaagaaacaaatatatattgaataccTTTCAGAGCTAAAAGGTCTTcttatttgtattaattttggaggatttttttttttccaatatcaTTCTCATATGTACAGTACAATAACCTTATTTTTAGCACTTCAAGTTTGAGCTTTTTCATTCACATATAACCATCAAACAACAAATGGCTGAA includes the following:
- the LOC107421370 gene encoding gibberellin 20 oxidase 1-D, whose protein sequence is MVSNPVQPLKPSNEKEDKGLVFDSSVLQHESNIPSQFIWPDHEKPGSDAPELEVPPIDLKGFLSGDSLAISNASWLVNEACRKHGFFHVVNHGVDPQLIEEAHKYMDLFFGMALSEKQKAQRKIGEHCGYASSFTGRFTSKLPWKETLSLRYCPDEQSSNIVEDYIVNVLGEDFRPFGKVYQEYCEAMNTLALQIMELFGVSLGVGKEYFREFYENNDSIMRLNYYPKCQKPDETLGTGPHCDPTSLTILHQDQVGGLQVLVDDKWHSIIPLHNAFVVNIGDTFMALSNGIFKSCLHRAVVNSTSVRKSLAFFLCPNKEKVVIPPRSLVNSPNPRLYPDFTWPTLLEFTQKHYRADMTTLIAFSDWINRQDQMKSVL